DNA from Clupea harengus chromosome 2, Ch_v2.0.2, whole genome shotgun sequence:
TCTGCATTGGTTGCTGTGGTAATGACATAGGCGTCAGTAACTACGGTAGGTTCCTTACAGCTTTGCTTGTACAGAAGCCTCCCCCAAACTGCCAGCTGACAATTTATTTCAGCATCTGTCCACAGACTGTTGTTCTCCGTGTTATCTTTTCAATCAATGAAAGTTCTTTGGCGCTCTGCTAATAGCAGCATGAATTCAAGGACGCCTGTCACTCTAGATTTGACTGTGTCGTTGTGCATCACGTGGTGCATCACGTTGTGTATCATGTTGTGAGTGGCGCAAAAGACTAATTTAATTTCACGCATTTCAAACCACCTCCAATCTGGAGACAGTGTAGGTATGCCAAAAATGTGATCTGGGCTGGCAGTCTGAACCAGGCCTTTGAACCGTATATAGTTGGCAAATAGGCTTTCTGTGCCAGTTGTGATGAAATCCAATGGCAAATGACTGcatactgctgctttaagataAAAAGTCATGACTTTCCCAAGCTTTTTTCCCAGAATTGCTGGACACGACTTCTATCACATGGCAAAAAAGGCACGAAAGGCAAAATAGAGAAAAAATCTAATATATACCGTGcagctatttttttttaaacactggaTTTACATTGCGTTACTAGTCTCTACTTACTTCTTGgttctatttatgttaaaaaacatctttgttttatttgtcaatTAATTCATTTTCATAACCCTTCTGCAGGTTACACAGCTTCCTCTTAACTCTCTAGTGATGACTTGATGAAAATTATTTTGTTGAAtaaaaaactgaactgaatattaaatatttatttatatatatatattatatcagTCACTGGCTGTCACAATGTGTTTATTCCATCTCATCTTTGAACCTTCTGCAGCTGGGCCATTCTAGATCAGTACCGATGATGTTCAATCTTATGTCTGTGCTGTCCAGCCACCGTTTTCATCTGTGAAAACTTCCTTGTAAACATCACATGTTAAACAGTGAATTCATTGGTTAAGGGGTTTGTGGCgcttagtatttttttttatattacaaAACTACAAAATCACTCTGCTTGCAACGCTGGAAAGAAGACATCACATATCATTCAACTTGACGTCGTCTGAGGGGGAAAACTACTTGATCAACTGAGGTAAAAAataaattgtatttgttatttataCCATTTATCCAGGTTATTACTTGAAAAGCAGTCctatttagttatttatacCAGTAGTTTCAAGGCTGGCTTGGCGTGAGACAGGACATAGAAGCATCTCTCGCGTGTGTGAGTGGACCGTATAGCTTTTTCATTTCAGCAGATAGCAGGTAACTTAGCAAGCTATAAACTGCAGTAAGTTGTCTTTATGTACTGTTTTAGGTTACTATATGTCAATCAAAGTTAGACACCTACTAGTACAGATATTTTTTAGATTTCTTCTATTTTGTGCGAAATAGTCTGGTAACATTTTACTTACCAGTTACACCTGATAGCGCCTTCTCTGAAGAACCAACTGTTTAGATGATAAATGACTGGATGGCAAGGAACTTCCATCaactaaaccaaaacaaaactgaaGTACTTATATTTGGACCTCCGAGTCACTAGCCTAAGCAATGTGCTTGGTCCCCTGTCTGTTCATTTGCAAAATTTGGTTCAAAATTTCTTCCATGTTCCTGTTCCAGTGAGTAGTTACTTTTTACCTTAGAACTACAGCCAAGTTAAAGCTGTTTTTATCCCAGAAGGACCTGGAAACAGTAGTCCATGCATTGACCACCTCTCACCTGAATTGCATCATCCCTGTCCTGGCCTTAGGTCATCACGTTTAGCTAAGTGTTCAACACAAACTTCCCCAAGCATTCTGTCAGCCCTCCAATGACCATGCTTTTAGTGAAAAGAACCATGGTTAGTGATGTAAAACAATGAACGTGGATGTGATCTTTTAATAAAACAAGATAACTTGCTCACAAATCCTTGtgtttttaattttctttttttttagatggatggagagaagagtCAGTATGTGCAGCTGCTGGGATCACTCGGGGGCAGGAGGcatggatggagagaagagtCAGTATGTGCAGCTGCTGGGATCACTCGGGGGCAGGAGGCAGCTCACTGCTGATGAGCTCTGGATCATGAAGGGATGGACATTGAAGAGGAGTACTTGGATAGGCAGTTGCTGAgcgaggaggaagatgaggaggaggaggaagagcagagtgatCTCCTgtcatcttctgtgtgtgtacacgcgcacgcacattCCTACCTATTAATATTCTTATTTGacaatttctttattttgtgtttgcttAGCCATTTGATGACAGTTCCCACGTCAGTGGAAATGGTAGATGTTTCTCTGACACTGTCCTATTTCTcctacacagacaaatacacacagggaTCTATTCATAATGAACATCCTGTGACCAAAAATGATCTTAGGAAGTTGTGTTATTTAATGGACCACCTCAAAACTAAATGTCAACAGCTTTTTCAGACAAGCCAACATATTATTGTAGATGAGAACATGGTTAAGTCAAAAGGTCGATCTGGATTTATATTAGGGGAAAACCAACTCCTTGGTGTTTCAAATTGCAATGTCACATTCAGGCTATACTTTAGATTTTAATGTTTACGCAGGTAGTTGTGATGGGTGTATACCTGATTTTGCCTCTAAAGTTGATGAAGAGCTGGTGCAACCATTtaaagacatacagtatgtctcaCAGTTTGGTTTGTTCATTTCTATACGTCTCCATGTTCAGGCTTATGGGGTGGAGCCAAGGTTGTGTGGTATGTGTAAGGGTAGTCGCAGGCAATTTCCAGTTGATTTTAAAGATAAGAGAGATAGGACATGAGGTGGTGTAGAATAGAGGGAGATGTTTTAGTGGTCCAGTGGAAGGACACACGTGCCTGTCCATTTTCCACAATGCTAAGAATTAAACAGAAGTCAATACAGAAGATTTGTAAGAAAGGATAGAGTCTGGTACAGGGAAGTAGTTTGCTAGCCTACCATAAGTAATGATTACAATAAAAACATGGGCAGTGTCGACTGGTCAGATCAGATCAAATGCATGAAGTTTTCTTCAAAAACAGAAATGGGGAAAACACTTTTCTTCCACTTTGTTGACGTTGCCGTCCCCAAtagttttcttttatttcaggATTGTCAACTAATACAACACCAGGACATAGGTCGGCTAGGTATAGTCAGCTACATTTTAGGAAATATCTAGCTTGTCAGCTGCCAGGGATTTCTGTAGATGCAATTTCTGCAATCACAGACTTCAGCAGCTCCAACAGCttacctgttgttgttgttgttgtcgtcatTATTTCATATGGCTCATGATACTGTACTGTTGGAGACAAGAAAAAGCTGTTTTTGTAACAGAACATTTGAGGGGGAGAGCCCAGAGTGTAAAGGTAAAAGGTTTTGTTTAGTTAGTGATTGAAATTGCTTCCTTTGTGTGGCACTTTGCCGAAGGTGACGAGTTTGGAGATTAGATCTCTTGTGTCTACTGTCAATCACCCCCAAcccactctgtctgtgtctttttattgcTCTCTGTTTATGCAAAAGATATTTGTAATATATTAAAATCTAATTTAATATATTGTACTGAAGTGTTGTATAATACATGAAATtgcttgtattctttttttgtgttacCTTGTATTACCTGATTTTGTTAATAAAGTATGCTTTTCCATGTTAAACTAGTAGTCCAAGTCACTGATTGCTTGCTTGTAGAGTTGTTCCTGGTTAtttaatgtctttttgtttgagacatacatacataaatatatatttttcaaaacaTGTGTCAGTGTCTTTTATATTCTGTTATTTTGTAGTAAAATTAGAGGTACAGCTTAGCTGTGTATAATATGACCACCacataaagtgagagaatgagaagaattAAGTGAAACTAGGAAATAATGGCAAAGGTAAAgttcaggtatttagcagaagctttaatccaaagcgacatacaaagaCTGACACATCCAATTGTAGCCAAAACATTTTGATACGTCAACCCTTTATGGCAATTTATTTAtcactttttgtttattttagaaacaaaaacaaatattgttcATGGCATTTGGAACATTTTGGAATATTTCATGTGAATTGCTGAGAAGATCAATGGAGTGAATATTTATTGTGGGTTGGTTATTTTTCTTCATAGTTCATATACAAAGTTTCGTCTCATCAAAGAGTTGCTGAGAGTCTTTCTGTCAGCGTCATGAATTGCAATACAATGAAAATAGAGAGATTTACAGATAAATTGCCTAAAATACTTGTTTCATACTTGATATAGTTACCTTACATACCTGctgtatcatatttgatacatcCATTTTCAACATGATTTaactacaaaataaaatatgaaatattaagTAATAATAAGTTGCTTCAATACAGTACATTTTTCTATTGAAATATTAGTTACAATGTAAATTATATTCTCACTGTAACTTTTTCCAAATTGACAAAGATTTCCCTGACAAATACTTGAGTTACTACATGAAGGGAGACATTTTGGATATAGCTACTGCCTACAGTGCACAGATAatccaccagagggcagaaGACATGTCAGAATGCATACGACAGGTTTTTCAGGAAAGTATTGATCGTGATGACGCAGACATAGTGTGAAGACAGAGTTTATAGTAGTGTCAAAGTAATGTGCAGTTACTTACCTTTCACACATTTTGGCTCATTTAAATTTCAGACCCTACCAATCCTTTGGATCAATAAACCAAGGTTATTTACTGAAAAAGCACTAAATAAGAAAGACCCTTAGCTTTACATAAATGTAAGGACCTTTACTTTGTGATTGCGTCAGCTGTACACTGAAAGTGTAAATGTGAAgtcagtgtaaaaaaaaaatagccacAAGCAGCAATCATTGGGTTCAAAGCATAATGTGAAACTGCCCCAAGTAGTGAAAGATTGaattattttgtaaatgttttgtaaGGATTTAGAGTCAAAATGAATTTTGAAGATTGACCCAATAATGTcaaaggaagaggaaaacatggtgtaacTTGTTGTAGCGAATTGTTTTTGATGGTTTGAAATAgtttgaaattgggtaaataGCTTCTCTATGCCATTATTAATGAGCCTACCAAATGCCTttaagattggccattcacactGGCATGTATTTGCTGCAGAATTTCGATTGGCCATCAGTAACCATTTTGTTGAGAGAGCCAAATGGTACTTTAGTAGATATGTGTAAATGTAGCCAAGTATAAGCACACCAAATATCCAAGTTTTAGCTTAAGCAGTgcttgagatattgaaatgtcaGTTGCAGTGCCCCCTATGAACAAAATTCACGAAATGTAGTGCACATCCCAAGATTTCGGCTAGTGAAGTGATAGATTTTTGCATTGAACATCATTCACTACTCACATCATTCACTATTCACATCATGGCGCTACTCAACAAATGAATTGTAATGAGCAAGGCATCTCCTAGAGGCCCAACTGCCAGGATATTTTTCTCCTGATTGGAATGGTCCCGATAGGCTGTGCGGGGTTAAATGAGGCGtttcatgtttacatttacatttaatcatttagcagacgcttttgtccaaagcgacgtacaagggagagaatagtcaagtcATGTTGTGGTTAGTAGTGTGCTTGACATCAGAAAAAAATCATTGGTGTCTGCAGTTGTACctcaagttttttttaatgcgGTGGTGCAACTTTtgctaaaaacaaaaaagccTAATCTGGATACCCAATTCCCCATCCAATTTCAGACTCATCTCTAAGCTCTTAAGAAGgcacttaaatcagttaaaaatgtatttgactGAGAATAGGATCCTTGACGTGTACCAGTTTGGGTTCTGTGCTATACACAGCACTGAGTCTGCCCTCCTTAAATGATGATCTGCTGATGATCTGCTGCTCACCGCTGACTCAAAGAGctgttcctcctccttcctgccGGCTGCTCATGTgaagttcattcattcaattgtgcttgctctaagggggaccaggcactgggctctgtaaagcgccttgagacaattgtatcatTTTGGCGCTAGATAgatacaatttaattgaatgttgTTACATTTTGAAGTTGCTCTTTACGGTTTACTTCCTAGTTaagtgtctctctttttttttctctctccataatTGAAGTATCTGTTTTCTCTTCCAGCACATCCAGAATGGCCTTCCAGTTTGGTTAAACAGGGGGAGCTGGACCAGAGGGAGGGTCCGAGGGGCCACTGGACTTCCTGTCACGTGGAACTTACCAACTGTGAACTGCGCTTGTACAGCCTAGACAGTAGTGGCAACAGGCAGCTCTGCACTgcgttctcgctctctcactgcCAGGCAGTTGGTCCTTTGCAAGGCCAAGATGGACATGTGCTTGAGGCGCTCTTTTTTAACAGTACTCGCCTGCAGCTTCGTGCCTCTTGCCAATGGGAGGCACAAGACTGGAGCCGGTTGTTGTGGGAGTGTGTAATGGCCACCCGACCACATAAAGACCTGGCCTCTTCCAGTAGAACTGCCTTTGAAGCGTCTGCTTCAGCCACATTTGTGACACAGTTCCCTACTACCAAGCGCCCTACCACCTTGCCTCTGTTCACAGAACATTGCACCAGTGTCCTCAAGGTAGGCCAGTTACAACAACTCAGTGACCTTAACAACTGGAGAGCTTTTAACTTTGTGCTCACACATACCCATCTGCAAGCTTTCCCAACTGAGGATAAAAATTGTGTGTCTGAACCAGTGCTCCAATATCCTCTTGCGTCCTGCCTTGCTGTGCAGCATGACGCATCTGAGGAAGGTGGTTGTGAACGCTTCCAGGCAGTCTTTGCAGATGAGGTACTCTGTCTGCAGGCAGCCAATGAGCCAAAGGCGCAGGGTTGGGTGGAGGCCCTGCGTTCTGCAGTAGCTGCACAGAGGACACAGGGCTCCTGGGGAGAGGATAGCAGGCCTGCTCTTCCGACCGAGACTCAAGAGGGGCTCCATGGAGATGTTCAGGAAGCCAATCACCAGTCAGACACCGCCAGCTTCCTAAGCATCCTTACCTGTTTGGCTGTGGAGAAGGGCCTGACTGCCCAGAACTTCAGGTGTGCAGGTATCCAGTCTTTTCCATTGTTTCTTGTGCTAAAGGTCAAAGGGTACACATCACAATCCTGGCGTGACCCATTGTATTGCCTTCTGAAAGTGTTCTCCTGCAGTTGTTTCAAATTTAGATATACTGTTATACAGTCAGTGGTTTGTAAATTATATTAAAATGTGCTTTGCAAAAGTCTAGTCAATCTAGCTCACTTTCTCAGATCTtgccaaagaaagagagaacatcaGTGAACAGCAGTTTTCATGTCATGTCAGAGATTTCAGTTGGATTCAAAGCTATCTTTACATAGCAGGCACAATTCTGATttcttgtatctgttttttAAACCAAACAACAAATGTACAGGACTACTCATGAATACTGTTCTGAATATTGACAAGATGATTTTGTGAACTATTCAAACCAAGGCAGGACATTTTATTAacttaattcatttcaataacattctaGCATGGATGGAATGACCATATAAGTATAGTTGTGAAGGTTATCAGACATTTGTGAAATCAGATGATCTTTATGGCATGAAATGAAGACAtaagaacacaaaaaaactaaaactaaaatgaGCTAGTAGGAGACTCTCCTACTAGAGTCCTACTTTAGATAAAAAGAAACTTGCCTTGCATTGCTTATTGATGGAAATTCACCATATTCGTAGAATATCCAACTCAGCATTTGTATCAAGCATTTTATTGCAACCTCTAGTAGCAGTTGGTGGTAATTACACTTGTGGCGTTACAATGATGATACTAATTTTGAATTACAAGATAATTCTCTCCTTGCTTGGGCCACTAAAATAAACACCAAATGGCTGAATTGGGTAGTTACCCATTGGTGAGTCATGGTGAGGATCTTTCCTGTTAAAACAAAACCATTTTTTGTcaactgggttttgaatgtaGTAAAAGGTATACATTGCTTATCATTTAGCAACTGTCCAACATGCTAAACAGACACTTCCTTACCAATTATAGACTCAGTTGCCATAATCTTGCCATTGAAAAAAGGCACAAAAAAAGCTGCCACAAGAGCTAAGAATGTGGTCACCTCATAAAAGGTGAGGATGAGACATATGACCACTTAAATGCACATAACATGTGCAAATCCTGACATTACTTTAATCCGTTTCAAAGCACATCCAACTACCATAGCTACATTAACTGCCATCGTATATACTTACAAGGGTACTGTCCTCCATGCCACGGCAGCCTACAGACCACGTAGTATGGTGAAatcaactcttcagagagcacttcccgtcctaagtggcacttcgactagtgcgtaacttgcaattacagcagttacatttctgcacttctttttttctttttatttcattttgttatatttcttaggTAAAgtactatttatttattgttacgccaggttctattgctcgtagcttgactattctctcccttgtacgtcgctttggagaaaagcgtctgctaaatgactaaatgtaaatgtaaatcactGACTGTACCCTACATAACACGTAGTATGGTGAAATCACTGACTGTACCCTACATAACACTTAGTATGGTGAAATCACTGACTGTACAGTTTAGTGTATAATACTCCCTGCATGTCAAAATGTCTGGATGTAGTGGATATGTAATTGAAGCCTAGAATAGTATGTGTCATATTTTCATCAGACTGACTTATGCTTCAGAGAGTTATCttatatgtttttgtattctCTATAGGCTGTCAAAGACCAGTGGGGTTATCAGAAGAAAAAGCCAAGGTTTGCTGCTATAGTGGACGGTATTACTGCCAAAACTGTCACCAGGACAACTTGTTCATAATACCTGCACGATTGCTTCACAACTgggacacaaacagatacaagGTAACTGTATGTTAGTATTTGAAAGAAAGCAGGGGGATTTGTGGTTtgttaaatgtttttgtgtgatgtttgttcAATGAGCTTATGTTTCAGAGAACTAGGATATGAACTGGCCTATGTAAAAGTACTTCAAACACTTGTAGAGGGTCTGAAATGGGACACAAACAACAGCTTGACTGAAGAATGGGATTTAACACAGGCTAAGTTCAACAAAAGTTACAAAAAATAAAGGAACAAAACCAAACTGCCATTCGGCCTCCTGGGGAGAAGAAGTCTCCTGCAAAGGAAGGaaacgtgagagagagaacggagagagagagagagagagaagaaagagagagagcgaagaaagagagagagaagaaagagagagataagaaagacaagagagagagaagaggagagaagagagaaagagagaagagagagagagagatgagaggaagagagaagagagaaagagagagagagagagagagagagagagagagagatccaggcTACAGAATGGGGAAAGATTTAAAAGTGCAAAGCACGGTGGGCCCAGGTGTGCTTCATGCAGTATACAGTCCTTCATTCAGTAAAACGTGCAACTGGCTGTCACACAACAAAGGTTGATCATTGATCAGGATAATAGCCttcaaaacaaatctttaaGCATTAATGCTAGGTTTTGAATAGACAGATTTCTGGTGGTCTCAGGTAATTTTGAAATAGTTTTCAGTGGCTTTAAATCAAACATCTTGGCTTTATAGAACTTTATGTCGGTTGGAATTATACTGCACCAACACTGGCTCTTTCCAAGACCTGgtcatattatatatttatacgaTTGAGTTTGATCTGCAAACCTTGATTAATTTGCAGCTGACACAAATCCAATAAGTTACTCTGATTCAGCAGATAGCAGTAAGCtgtgttgttgtctctgcagcTGCCACTCAGAATGTTGTGCACTCATATTTTCGAAAAACATCTTGCATTAAAACCACTAACTTGACATGGAAGTGCATTGTGTAGGTCACTGTATTCTTACCGCACTTGAATTATGGAAGTAGACCTGTAGTCACTCCTTATTTGGTGTTCTGAAAGAAAGAACCCCACAGTTGGAGCTACTCCACTGTGTTTTTATTCTACTTCATGTACTTTCTTGTAATTATGTATCTTTTAATCATATAACTTTTAATCACATTTTATTCTAGTGTAGGTATGTACTTTGTACTctcttttaattatatatttgAAACTTTGTTTTTCACTCTTCAGCACTTTGTCTTTATCTTTCCTTTTGATTTTTATGTAGAGCACACTGATTtacctctgtgtatgaaatatgCTACAGTGGTGCTAGAAAAATTGTGAACCATTTAGAAAAATTGTGAGCCATCTACATCCTAAAACTTGATAAACCCATTTCAACAAAAATTTAAAATTAAAAATTCTTTGTGGAAGTGTGCCATGGCTCGATCAAAGGAGATTCCAGGGAGCTCAGAAAACAAGTTGTCGATGCTCAGCAGGCTGGAAAAGGTTACAGAACCATCTCCAAACAGTTTGGGCTCCACCAATCCACTGTCAGAACCATCTCCAAACAGTTTGGGCTCCACCAATCCACTGTCAGAACCATCTCTAAACAGTTTGGGCTCCACCAATCCACTGTGGAAATGCAGCACCATTGTTCTCTCCCAAGGAGTGGTCGTCCAGCAAAAATCATTCCAAGAGCAAGACGTATAATATTCCAGGAGGTCACAAAGAACCCCAGGCCTTTCTTGCGTCAGCTAATGTCAGTGTTAATGAGTCCACCGTCAGGCAAACACTGAACAAGCATGGTGTGCATGGCAGAAGAGCAAGGAGGAAGCCACTACTCTCCAAGAAGAACATTGCTGCCCGTCTAAAGTTTGCTAAAGACCACATAGATGAATCAGAAGGCTTTTGGAAGAATGTTCTGTAGAACAATAGAACTTTTTGGTTTAAATGTTTGGTATGTTTGGcgaaaaacaaacactgtaTTCCAACATAAGAACCTGATCCCAACCGTGAAGCACGGTGGTGGCAGGATCATGGTTCGGGGCTGCTTTGCTGCCTTGAGACCCGAACGGCTTGCCATCATTGACGGAACTATGAATTCTGGATTGTACCAGCAAGTACTACAGGAGAATGTCagggtgtctgtttgtgaaccGAAGCTCAACAGAAGATGGATCTTGCAGCAAGACAACgaccctaaacacacaagtaAGTCTACCAAAGAATggttaaagaagaagaaatgttttgttttggaatGGCCAAGTCAAAGTCCAGACCTTAATCATATTGAAATGTTGTGGAAAGTTAAAGCAGTTTTGTAAGGATGAATGTGTGAAAACTCCTCCAAGCCGATGTATGGGACTGATTCACAGTTACAGAAAATGTTTGGATGAGGTTATTGCTGCTCAGGGAGGTCACACCAGCTACTGAAAGTGAGGGTTCACACTTTTTCCAACAAGGCATTTAATGTTTGATCATTttgctcaataaataaataataaaagaatgttttctgtgttttttgttgaacTGCGTTCACTTTATCAAATGTTCAGACTTAAATGAAGATATGATCACATTTCAGATCAAATTTTTGCAGATATACAGACAATTCTaaagggttcacaaactttctagcaccactgaatataaataaatttgCCTTGCCTATTTCAACTTCACATCAATATTGGACTTAAATGGCCTGTCCAGGGGTCAGTGCTAAGAGTTCAAATATGTTCTCTGTATACTGTTTATGTTTAAATTGTTGTTATAATATATAATCTTATGGTAATCattttataataattattattattattaacattgtATTAATCCCAACCTTTCTGGAAGAGGGGTTGTATTTGGTATGCGTACTGTATGACTATAggttgtttttattaaaatTCCATTTGATGGAATAACACAGACTCGAGTAATTAGAGGGGTCTCATTCATTTGCAAAAATAAAGTCATTTCTTGTTCATTCTCATCCATACATCATGATATCATATCAATGCAGTAGTTTTGTTTTTTGCAATGATGTATGGCTGTGTTTCTGTTCTGTGGTGATCCTCAGGTGTCCAAGCAGGCTAAGGAGTTCCTGGAGTTTGTGTATGAGGAGCCCCTGGTAGACATCCAGCTGCTGAACCCCTGTCTGTACCAGCACTGTGAGCCACTGGCCAACGTGCTGACGCTCCGGCAGAGACTGCAGTCACTGCGTGCCTACCTGTTCAGCTGCTGCGCTGCCATCGCTGAGGACCTCCGCCGCAGGtgagcgacagtggtacaggaggtagagaagtcgtttagtaatcaaaaggttgctagttcgattccctgtcgaagcgtccttgagcaagacactgaacccctaattgctcctgatgtgcagtgtgccatcagtgtaaatgtaaaatgtgtatacattgtaagtcgctttggataaaagcctctgctaaatgactaaaatgtaaatgtaaatgtaaaggtgAGCGCAGAAGAGAGGGAACACATCACTCCCCTGTTCAGAAACACATTCACTCCTGCACCACCGCAATACttcaaatgtattcattgtAAATGTATTCTATCTATGTAAAACCGCATGCTTTTCATAATGCAACATCTTGACAAAATTAGATTACTTagaatttgaaaatgaaaaaatcataaaataacattttagttgcGCCATATTTAATTATCAAGTACAGTGAACTTAAAACACTAGTTCCTATAATAACCTTTAACCAGTTTAGTCATCTTAAACTAAATAATATGTGATACTATCCAAAAGCTCAGTTTACCAAAAGATTTCTAATGTGAATGTTGAATTTTATTAATTCTATAAACTTCTAACGTGACTTCTAACACTCCAAGTTCCAAGCTGGCCTCAGGCATCCTTTGAGGTAACGGGGGAAAGAGGATCACCAATATTAGAACAGACTTGTGATCGCAAATCACTTATCCAGTCGACACAATTCACCAAGATAACATCTTTTATTGTGTTGTAGGAAATGTTGAATTTGAGGTAACAAACAATGCCAAATCTCTTAAAAGTGAatacaaaaataattaaaaaaaactaggAAATAAATTAAGTAAAATCGAGGGGGGGGCGTCCCGGcctgttgatgaggccaactgcagccgggaataTACCAAAACAATATACCAATACAATATACCAAATACAGTATACCAATACAATATACCAAATACAGTATACCAATACAATATACCAATACAATATACCAAATACAGTATACCAATACAATATACCAATACAATATACCAAATACAGTATACCAAAACAATATCCCAATACAATATACCAAATAC
Protein-coding regions in this window:
- the plekhm3 gene encoding pleckstrin homology domain-containing family M member 3 isoform X3 gives rise to the protein MSMSLHLAVMEGLEVEDISPALEATEDFLEGSPGDDQLQPHMLQEVSVLCKLSGMWDRRAWQHQDALKSWVWTEQSPHSILGYRHGKRCRAQSTNDLAVQSAACNNGGFKRGHNRSHSDMNYTTCTDNGLPALDRNVLKNAAYSAKGEAHPEWPSSLVKQGELDQREGPRGHWTSCHVELTNCELRLYSLDSSGNRQLCTAFSLSHCQAVGPLQGQDGHVLEALFFNSTRLQLRASCQWEAQDWSRLLWECVMATRPHKDLASSSRTAFEASASATFVTQFPTTKRPTTLPLFTEHCTSVLKAANEPKAQGWVEALRSAVAAQRTQGSWGEDSRPALPTETQEGLHGDVQEANHQSDTASFLSILTCLAVEKGLTAQNFRCAGCQRPVGLSEEKAKVCCYSGRYYCQNCHQDNLFIIPARLLHNWDTNRYKVSKQAKEFLEFVYEEPLVDIQLLNPCLYQHCEPLANVLTLRQRLQSLRAYLFSCCAAIAEDLRRRIFPREYLLQHIHLYSMADLQQVIDGKLAPFLLKVIKFASSHVYSCSQCSEKGFICELCQNSQVIYPFQDSASKRCEGCGAVFHAECCLRGQPCPRCVQRELHKKQASFWRRLETDDSPNNSALGYFELGS
- the plekhm3 gene encoding pleckstrin homology domain-containing family M member 3 isoform X1; amino-acid sequence: MSMSLHLAVMEGLEVEDISPALEATEDFLEGSPGDDQLQPHMLQEVSVLCKLSGMWDRRAWQHQDALKSWVWTEQSPHSILGYRHGKRCRAQSTNDLAVQSAACNNGGFKRGHNRSHSDMNYTTCTDNGLPALDRNVLKNAAYSAKGEAHPEWPSSLVKQGELDQREGPRGHWTSCHVELTNCELRLYSLDSSGNRQLCTAFSLSHCQAVGPLQGQDGHVLEALFFNSTRLQLRASCQWEAQDWSRLLWECVMATRPHKDLASSSRTAFEASASATFVTQFPTTKRPTTLPLFTEHCTSVLKVGQLQQLSDLNNWRAFNFVLTHTHLQAFPTEDKNCVSEPVLQYPLASCLAVQHDASEEGGCERFQAVFADEVLCLQAANEPKAQGWVEALRSAVAAQRTQGSWGEDSRPALPTETQEGLHGDVQEANHQSDTASFLSILTCLAVEKGLTAQNFRCAGCQRPVGLSEEKAKVCCYSGRYYCQNCHQDNLFIIPARLLHNWDTNRYKVSKQAKEFLEFVYEEPLVDIQLLNPCLYQHCEPLANVLTLRQRLQSLRAYLFSCCAAIAEDLRRRIFPREYLLQHIHLYSMADLQQVIDGKLAPFLLKVIKFASSHVYSCSQCSEKGFICELCQNSQVIYPFQDSASKRCEGCGAVFHAECCLRGQPCPRCVQRELHKKQASFWRRLETDDSPNNSALGYFELGS
- the plekhm3 gene encoding pleckstrin homology domain-containing family M member 3 isoform X2 — protein: MEGLEVEDISPALEATEDFLEGSPGDDQLQPHMLQEVSVLCKLSGMWDRRAWQHQDALKSWVWTEQSPHSILGYRHGKRCRAQSTNDLAVQSAACNNGGFKRGHNRSHSDMNYTTCTDNGLPALDRNVLKNAAYSAKGEAHPEWPSSLVKQGELDQREGPRGHWTSCHVELTNCELRLYSLDSSGNRQLCTAFSLSHCQAVGPLQGQDGHVLEALFFNSTRLQLRASCQWEAQDWSRLLWECVMATRPHKDLASSSRTAFEASASATFVTQFPTTKRPTTLPLFTEHCTSVLKVGQLQQLSDLNNWRAFNFVLTHTHLQAFPTEDKNCVSEPVLQYPLASCLAVQHDASEEGGCERFQAVFADEVLCLQAANEPKAQGWVEALRSAVAAQRTQGSWGEDSRPALPTETQEGLHGDVQEANHQSDTASFLSILTCLAVEKGLTAQNFRCAGCQRPVGLSEEKAKVCCYSGRYYCQNCHQDNLFIIPARLLHNWDTNRYKVSKQAKEFLEFVYEEPLVDIQLLNPCLYQHCEPLANVLTLRQRLQSLRAYLFSCCAAIAEDLRRRIFPREYLLQHIHLYSMADLQQVIDGKLAPFLLKVIKFASSHVYSCSQCSEKGFICELCQNSQVIYPFQDSASKRCEGCGAVFHAECCLRGQPCPRCVQRELHKKQASFWRRLETDDSPNNSALGYFELGS